Within Deinococcus actinosclerus, the genomic segment AATCCCGAACTCCGCCGACGTGCCGTCCAGGCCCGCCAGATCCACGAACCCCACCAGCCGCCCGTCCAGCTCGGCGCCCAGCCGCAGGAACGCCGGGTCGCCGCCCGCGATGATCGCCGCCCAGTGCCGCCGCACCACGCGCGGCGCGAGCCCCGGCGTCCAGTCCGCCGCGCGGCAGAACACCGGATCGGCCGCCCAGCGCACCGCCGCCTCCTCATCCCCGGGGCGCAGGGGCCGCAGCGTGACGGTCACGGCGTCAGGCCTGCGACGATCTGCGCCGCCCCGGTCGCCTGCGCCTGCCGGTAACCGGTGCCGGCCCACAGGCTCAGGACGTCCGCCTGCCTCCCCTGCGCGCCCGCCGTGCGCAGGGGGCGGGTCAGGGCGTTCTGGTGCGGGAAGGGGAGGGGATGCGTCACGGCGTCGGTGAGGGCGGTGCGCAGGCCCCGCGCCGCGCGCCCCGAGTACGCGCGGGTCAGGACGGTGTCGCGCGTGCCGTCCCGGATGGCCTGCCGGTACGGCGCGGAGGTGCCCGCCTCGTCGGCCAGGAGGAACGCCGTGCCGCACTGCGCCAGCGTCGCCCCGGCCGCCCGCGCCGCGCGGACGTGCCCGGCGGTCATCAGGCCGCCCGCCGCGAGGACCGGGAGGGGCGTGGCCCGCGCGACCTCCCGCACGAGGGTCAGGGTGTCCGCGAGGGGGTCGTCCTGCCAGCCGCCCCGGTGTCCGCCCGCCGCGCCGCCCTGCACGGTGACCGCGTCCACGCCGCTCTCGTGCAGGGCCAGCGCCTCGCTGAGGCTGGTGGCGGTGCCGACCGTCAGGACGCCCCGCGCCCGCAGCGCCGCCAGGGCGTCCGGTGGGACGGGGCCGAACGCGACGCTGAAGACCTCCGGGCGTTCCTCCAGCACGACGTTCAGCTGCGCGCTGAAGTCCTCCTGCACGCGCTCCGGCAGGGTGGGCGGGGGGAGGTTCAGCGCGTCGTGGAAGGGCCTGAGTTCTGCCGTGGCGACGGCCACTGCGTCGGGTGTAACGGTGGGCACGGGCTGAGGCGCGAACAGGTTCACGAGCAGCGGCCCGTCGGTCAGGGCGCGCACCTCGCGGATCGCGTCTCTCAGCGCCTGCGGGGTCAGGTACGCGCCGCCCAGGCTGCCCAGCCCGCCCGCGCGGGTCACGGCGGCGGCCAGCGAGGGGGTGCCGACGCCGCCCGCCATGGGGGCCAGCGCCACGGGCGTGCGCAACTGTGCGAGTAATTCCGGCCAGGATCGCGGTCGGGTCATGCCGCCCAGCGTACGCTGCGGACGTGACGTTCCCGCACCCGTTCCGCGCGTTCACGGCGTTCCGGCGCGCCGCGTACCAGTCGCAGGCTGCGCCCAGACGGCAGTTCCTGCCGCGCGAGTGGATTCAGGCCCTGCTGGACGGCGCGCAGGCGCGGCTGCCGCTGGTGGACGCCCCCAGCCTCGACTGGCCGTACGCCGAGGCGGTGCACGATCCCGCGTTCCTGGCCCGCTGGCGCGGCGGGCAGGTCACCCGCGCCGAGGAGCGGGCGCTGGGCTTTCCCTGGACCCCGGCAGTCGTCGAGCGGGGCTTGGGCAGCAGCGGCGCGACCCTGGCCGCCACCCGCGACGCCCTGACGCGGGGCCTGGGCGTGAACCTGGGCGGCGGCACCCACCACGCCTACGCCGATCACGCCGAGGGCTTCTCGTTCCTGAACGACGTGGCGATCAGCGCCCGCTGGCTGCTTGACACGGGGCAGGCGCGGCGCATCCTCATCCTTGATCTGGACGTGCACCAGGGCAACGGCACCGCCGCGATCTTTGCCGATGAGCCGCGCGTGCTGACCGTCAGCCTGCACGCCGAGCGCAACTATCCCTTCCGCAAGGAGACCAGTGACCTGGACGTCCCGCTGCCCGACGGGACGGACGACGCCGCGTACCTGCACGCGCTGGACGCGCAGGTCACGCCGCTCGTGACGGCCTTCCAGCCGGACTTCGCGTTCTACCTCGCGGGTGCGGACGTGCTGGCCGGGGATCAGCTGGGACGGCTCGCGCTCACGCTGGAGGGCGTGCAGGCCCGCGACCGCCGCGTGTTCCGCTGGGCGGCCCGCACCCGCACGCCCCTCGTGACCGTCATGGCCGGCGGGTACCACCGCGACCCGGCGCAGCTCATCGCCGCGCGGCTGGGAACGCTCGACGCCGCGCTGGACGCCTTCGCGCCGCAGGCGGCACGCGGGGCGGGACGTGCCGTATCATGAGCGCATGACGGTTCTCCTCACGCCCCCCTAGCGAGAGTCGAGACCCGCGTTGTTCCCCACCTTCACGCATGACCGGGCCGCGACCCTTCCAGGCCCGCAGGAGTTTTCATGACCAGCCCCGAGATCAACCCCGCCGCGCTCGCCAGCGAGATCGCCCGGCGCCGCACCTTCGCCATCATCAGCCACCCGGACGCCGGGAAGACGACCATCACGGAAAAACTCCTGCTGTACGGAGGCGCCATCCAGGAGGCGGGCAGCGTCACCGCCAAGGAAGGCCGCAGCCACACCAAGAGCGACTGGATGAGCATCGAGCAGCAGCGTGGCATCTCCATCAGCTCGTCCGCGCTGACCTTCGAGTACCGGGGGCGGCACATCAACCTGCTCGACACGCCCGGACACCAGGACTTCAGTGAGGACACCTACCGCACCCTGACGGCCGCCGACAGCGCCCTGATGGTGCTGGACGCCGCGCGTGGCGTGCAGGCGCAGACCGAGAAGCTGTTCGCGGTGTGCCGCAACCGGGGCATTCCGATCCTGACGTTCGTGAACAAGATGGACCGCCCCGCCCAGGACCCCTTCGAACTGCTCGAGCAGCTCGAGGGCATCCTGAAGATCACGGCGGTGCCCCTGACGTGGCCCATCGGGGACGGCCCGGACTTCAAGGGCGTGTACGACCTCCAGACGCATCAGGTGCTGGCCTTCGAGCGCACGTCCGGCGGCAAGCACCGCGCGCCCATGCAGACCAGCGGCCTGGACGACCCGAAACTGGACGCCCTGGTCGGCGCAGACCTCGCCGCGAAACTGCGCGAGGACGTGGAACTCATCCAGGGCGCCATGCCGGAGTTCGACCCGGCGGCCTTCCTGAGCGGCGAGCTGACCCCGGTGTTCTTCGGCTCGGCCATGAACAACTTCGGCGTGGAGCACTTCCTGAGCAACTTCGTGGACCTCGCGCCGCCCCCGGGGGCCGTCGAGACGAACCTGGGCGAACGCAGCCCCGAGGCGGGTTTCGCGGGTTTCATCTTCAAGTTGCAGGCGAACATGAGCAAGCAGCACCGCGACCGCACGGCATTCATGCGGGTCATGAGTGGCCACTTCGAGCGCGGCATGGACGTCACGCACACCCGCACGGGCCGCAAGCTGCGCCTCTCGCAGGCGCACACGCTGTTCGCGCAGGACCGCGAGAAGGTCGAGGAAGCGTACCCCGGCGACATCGTGGGCCTCGTGAACCCCGGCGTGTTCCAGATCGGGGACGTGATCAGCGTGGACGCCAAGGTGATACTGCCCGGCTTCCCACGCTTCACGCCCGAAACGTTCGCCACCATCGGCCTGCGGGACGTGGGCAAGCGCAAGGCGTTCATGAAGGGCCTCACGCAGCTGGCGGAAGAAGGCGTCGTGCAGGTGTTCTACCCGACCGACGGCGCGCGTGACCCGTACCTGGGCGCGGTCGGGCCGCTCCAGTTCGAGGTCTTCCAGGCCCGCCTCCAGGAGGAGTACGGCGTGGAGGTCGAGATGCACGTCACCAACTACCAGCTCGTGCGCTGGCTGGCCGGTGACCCCACGAACGTCGCCCGCTTCGCCCGGCACGTCGAGGACGACCAGGGGCGCCCGGTCATGCTGTTCCGCAGCCGCTACGACCTGGAATACACCGCCGAGCAGCACCCGGAGATCGAGTTCTTGCCCCTCCCTAAAGACCTCACGCGGGTGTAAGCCCGCTGGACAGGGGAGGGGTCACGTGGCCTCTCCCTTCTTCATGCAGTCTTGAGACATTCCGGTCAGGTGGGGCGTGGCATGCTGCGCGGGTGCCCCTCGCCCGCCTGCTGTTCCTCGCCTGCGCCCTGAGCCTGTCCGCGCAGGCTGCCGCGCCCGCCAAGGCCGCCCCCACGCCGCCCGGGTACGTCCTGAGCGGCATGCCGCTGATCCGGCAGTCGTACAACGCCTGCGGCCCAGCCAGTATCACGCAGGTGCTGGGGTACTTCGGGCTGCGGGTGGACATGACCGAGGTGAGCCGCCTGACCCGCCCCACCGAGCGGTCCTACATGACCGCGCAAGCCATCGTGGACTTCGCGCCGCGCGTGGGGATGCAGGCGCGGCTGTTCACCGGGGGCAGCGTGAACACCGCCCGCGCCGCCATCCGCAGCGGTCTGCCCGTCATCGCCCTCCAGAGCCACATCACGGCGCAGGGGCAGGTCATCCCGCACTGGCGGGTCCTGATGGGCTACAACGACCAGACCCGGCAGGTGTTCATCATGGACCCCCTGCTGGGCTACGTGGCGATGGGCTACGACGACATGAACCGCGTGTGGGCCGACCAGCGCGGTCAGTTCGCGGTGCTGTACCCGCCGAACATGGCCGCGAAGGTCAGGAGCGTCATCGGCTGAGCGTCACCGTCCGTCGTGCACGGGACTGAACAGCGCCGCGCGGAACGGCTGCGCCGCCGGGAGGCCGTCCAGGGCAGCCTCCACCTCCCGCTGCTGCTCGGGAGTCAATTCAGGTGTGCGGGCGTACACGTCCAGCCCGGCGGGCGTGAAGGGCGTCCGTTCGAACACCGTGACTGCCCAGCCGTCCCCGGCGGCCAGCACCCGCCAGCAGCTGACCGTGAAGCTCGTCAGGAGGCTCACGCCGCGCCACGCCCAGCCGCCCCCGGGCAGTGGGCTGTCCAGGCCGACGATCAGTCCCGGTCGCCCCCGGCGGGTGAAGCGCACGGTGTCCACCACCCGCCCGTCCGGCAGCGGCGCGTAGGTCACGCTGGGGTTGTCCCGTGCACGCCACAGCGGCAGACTGGTGCGCACCACGAACCACGTGCCGGTCAGGACCGCCTCCGTCATGCGGGCCAGTCCAGGCGCAGCAGGGCGTCCACGGTGGCCTCCAGGGTCAGGGTGCTGCTGTCCACGACGGCCCACCCGGCCTCCCGGTAGATTTCGGGGGGCATCTGCGGGTACAGCCCGTCGATCAGCGGTACCAGCACCGACGTGTCGTACGTCTTGTTCGTGCGGGTCCGGTTGCGTTCGTGCGCGACTTCCAGCGTCGTGAACAGCCGCACCGGGCGCACGTCCAGTCCCGCCCAGTGCCGGGCCATGAATGTCAGGTCGGCGGGCCACAGCACGTCGTCGATCGCCACCGCGAACCCCTCCTGCGCGTACAGGCGGGCCGTCTGGGCCGCCGCCGTGCGGGCCAGCGCGAACTGCCGCGCGGCCTCCGGCGGGTGGTCCAGCGCCGGGTGCGCGAGGCCCGACACGACCAGCTCGCGCAGGTCGTCGATGGGCAGGTGCAGCCCGAACGGGAAGCGGGCCAGCAGCGAGCGCGACACGCTGGATTTGCCCGCGCCGGGGCTGCCGCTCAGTACCCAGATCACGCCCCGCCCGCTCTGCCCAGTCCCCTCGGTCATGTCACGGAGCGTACAGTGCCGCCCCGGCGGGGAGGCGCTAGCCTGCGCGCATGACCTTTTCCATCGTGGGCCGCGACGCCCGCACGGGTGACCTGGGTGTGGCGGTCGCCAGCAAGTTCCTCGCCGTGGGCGCGCTGGTGCCCTTCGTGCGCGGCGGCGTGGGCGCCGTCGCCACGCAGAGTTACGTGAACCCCACCTTCGGCCCCGAGGGCCTGCGCCTGCTGGCCTCCGGACTGGACGCCGCCGCCGTGGGCGCGCACTTCCAGGCGACCGACTCCGGCATCGCGCAGCGCCAGTTCGGGCTGGTCGGGGCGGATGGCCGCAGCGTCACCTTCACGGGCCCGGACTGTCACGCCTGGGCGGGCGGGTACGCCGCCGCCGACGTCGCCATCCAGGGCAACATCCTGGCCGGGCCGGGCGTCGTAGAGGCCATGCGCGCCGCCTGGGAGGCCGGATCGGCCCTGCCGCTGCCCCGGCGCCTGCTGGCGGCCCTGAACGCCGGGGACGCGGCCGGCGGTGACCGGCGCGGGCGGCAGTCGGCGGCCCTGGTGTGCGCCGGCCCCGGGCGCGGCTACGGCGGCCTGACGGACGACTGGGTGAACCTCCGCGCGGACGACCACGCCGAGCCCTGCCGGGAACTCGCGCGGCTGCTGGACCTGCACGACCTGCTGTTCACCCGCCCCGAGAGCACCCGGCTCCTGACCGGGGAGGAACTCGCGTGGCTGCGCGCCCTGCTCGTGGCGCAGGGGCACGCCACCGCGCTGCCCGGCGGTCCCTGGGACGCCGACACCGAGGCCGCCGCCTGGGCGCTGTTCGGCACCGAGAACCTGGAGGAACGCTGGGTGCCGGGCGGGCAGATCGACCCGGTCGCGCTGGCGTACCTGCGCGCCCAGTACCCCACCCGGGTAGGCTAGCGGCGCGGTACACTGCGCCCCATGCGGCTTTCCGCCACCGACGTGTACGCCTTCCAGGCCCTGGGCTTCCTGGGGTCGCAGGCCCTGGACCGCTGGGTGTCCAGCGAGGAGATCAGCGAGGCGACCGGCGTGCACCGCCCGTACCTCGTGCGCATCCTGGCCGCCCTGACCGCCAAGGGCGTCGTGAAGAGCAAGAAGGGCATCGGCGGCGGGTACGCCCTGGCCCGCAAACCGGGGCTGATCAGCCTGTGCGAGGTCGTGCGCGCCATCGACGGGCCGGTGGCGCCGCTGTCGTGCATCAGCCTGAACTGGCACGAGCCCTGCGTGGAGGAGGCCCGCTGCCACGCCCGCAACACCATCTACACCCGCATGCGCGACGCGATGCTGGGCGTCCTGCAGGAATTCAGCGTGCAGGACCTCGTGCTCGACGCGCAGCAGGGCGTCAGTTACGGCCACTGCCTGGGGCACCTGCTGAAACCGAACGCCTGACCCGCACATGAAACGGGTTCCGTCTGTTTCGTTCACAACCCGGAAGGCCACCGTGTTGCGAACTCCACGCCCGGAACCCGTTTTTCTCCTGTTCGCTCTGCTCCGCAGCTCTCCGAGTCCGCTCGGGTTGAAAGGTTTTGCAAACCTTCAACCGGAGTCCGTATGAGACGCCCGGCACGCCGCTCCCATCCGGGAAACGCGCGCCGGGCGGTACACTTCCCGGCAGTGAACAGCCCCGCGAAGGACCGCATGATCAGGACCGTGAGAACCCTCCTGCTGGGAGGCCTGCTGCTCGGCGGCGCGCTCGCCGCGCCCCGGGTCGGTCAGCACGACGGCTACACCCGGCTGGTGTTCGACCTGCCCGCCGCCACGACCGCCAGCAGCCGGGTCGCCGGGCAGAGCGTGACCGTCACTCTAGGCGCCCCGCTGAAAGCGGATCAGGGCCCGCTCAGCGCGTCGGGCGTCACCGCGTACGCCGTGGCGGGCCGCACCGTGACCGTCACGCTGGCCAGGGGGCACGGCAGCGCGAAGGTCAGCGTGCTGCCCGCCGCGTCCGGACAGCCTGCCCGGCTGGTCATCGACGTGCCCAGCAGCGTGGCGGCGTCCGCCGTCCCGGCGCGGCCCGTCACGGCGTCCCCCACCCCCGCGCGGCCCCCGGCGGTCGTGACCCGCGTGGCCTCGACCGCCGCGGCCAACCGGCCCCGGATCGTGCTGGACGCCGGGCACGGCGGGATCGATCCCGGCGCGGTCAGCCGCTGGGTCAAGGAGGAGGACGTCACGCTGGACGTCGCCCTGCGCACCCGCGCCGAACTCGTGCAGCACGGCGTGGACGTCATCCTGACCCGCAGCCGGGACCAGCACCTCAGCGCCGACAAGCGGCGGGACCTCGCGGCGCGGTCGAACATGGCGAACAACGGCGTGGTGAGCGCATTCGTCAGCATTCACGTGAACTCGGCCGGACCCGGCGCGCAGGGCATCGAGACGTACTACTTCGGGCAGCCGCTCGCGGGCGGCAACCGCAGCCTGGCCGTGCTGGAAAACGGCGGGGGCAGCGTCGGTGAGGAACTCACCCGGCAGGCCGCCGGGACGGCGCAGAAGGAACTGGGGGACATCCTCGCGCAGGCGAAGATCTCCTTCAGCCGCCAGCTGGCGCAGAAGGTGCAGTCCCGGCTGATCGCCGCGACCGGCGCGGTGAACCGCGGCGTGCAGACCGACGCGTTCTACGTGATCAAGAACCCCACCACGCCCGCCATTCTGGTCGAGGTGGGCTTCGGCTCCAGCCCGGTCGAGGGCCCGAAACTGGCGAGCGCCGCGTACCGCGAGCGGCTGGCGCAGGCGCTGGCGGCCGCCATCCTGGACTTCCTGAACACGAAGTGACCCGAACGGCAGAGGAACGCCCCGTGACCGACTCGGGCGTCCCTCTGACGTTCGGGTGTCAGTCGGGCTGGTTGACCGGGCGGGCCTGATCCAACCAGCCCCAGTCGCGCAGGTAGGCGCGGAAGTCACCCAGCAGCTCGGCGGCCTCGTGGCGCTCCTGTTCGGGCAGGGTGCGCAGCCACGCCTCGCCGGTCAGGCGGGTGTAGGCCAGCAGCGGGGCGGGTTCGCCCAGGTGGGCTTCCAGCCGCTCCAGCAGCTCCTCGGCGCGGGCGCGGGTCCAGGGGCGCTGGCGGGCCAGTTCGTTCAGGTAGTCGGCGGCGGCGTGTTCCAGCAGCGCGGGGCGACCCACGATCCAGGGGGCCTTCACGGGGGGCAGGGCTGCGGTCACGCGCGCCACCCGGGGAAGCCCTCGATGGCGACCAGCGTGGGGCGCGGGACGTTGCTGCCCGCCTTCGCGGCGAAGTTCGAACGCAGCTTGTCCAGGCTCTCGCTGTCCTCGCCGGGGTGCTGGATGGACACGAACAGCGTCTTGCCGTCCGGGGACCAGACGGGGCCGGTCATCTCGGCGTCCACCGGGCCGATCGCGAAGCGGTACGCCTTGCCGGCGTTGGGCCCCTCGGTGGGGAAGAAGAACATGGCGTTGTTCCCGTGGAAGCCCTTGATGGGGTTGGTGCTCAGGTCGCTGTTGTCCGTGACCATCCACAGGTTCCCGTACGGGTCGAACACGAGGTTGTCGGGGCTGGCGAAACCGCTCTGCGGGCCGCCCACGGCGAACACCTCCCACAGGAACGTCTGAGCGGTCCAGTCGTCCCCCGCCTCGCGGAACTTGATGATCTGCCCGAAGTAGTTCCCGTGCTTGCTGTTGTTCGTCAGCGAGATGTACACCTCGCCGGTGCGGGGGTGAATCTCGATGTCCTCCGGGCGGTCGACCGGGGTGCCGCCCACCGCCAGGGCGCTGGCGCGGGCGTCGGCCAGCACGTCGGCCTGACTGGCGAACAGGGCCTTGCCGTCGGCGCCCTTGGCCTCCTGGAGTTTCTTGTTGCGGTCGTAGTCCAGCAGCACCCAGCTGCCGTTGCCGAAGTTCGCGACGTACAGGTCACCCTCTTCCAGCAGCGTCAGGTTGGCGGCGCGGTCTTTCGGGTTGTACCTGCCGCGCGACACGAACTTGTACACGCAGGAGTCCTGCATATCGTCGCCCATGTATCCCACGACGCGGCCGTCGGCGGCGACGGTCACGGCGACGTTCTCGTGCCGGAAGCGGCCCATCGCGGTGCGTTTCTTGGGGGTGGACTTGGGATCGAAGGGGTCGATCTCGGTCACCCAGCCCTGGTGCATGGCCTCGTACCCGCTGCCCGCCCAGGCCTTGGTGTAGCCGTCCACGTTCTCCTCGCAGGTCAGGAGGGTGCCCCAGGGGGTCTGCCCGCCCGAGCAGTTGCCCACGGTGCCCTTGACCATCGTGGCGCCCTTCACGGCGGCCGAGCCGCGCGCCGGGCCGGTCAGTTCGATGTCGGTCAGCGCGTCGATGCGGCGGTTGCGGGGGTCGGGCATGATGGCCCACTTGCCCCCTTCCTTGCGCACGCGCACCACGCTGACGCCCATGGCTTCCATCTCGGCCCTGATCTGCGCGGGCGTGCGGTTCTTGGTGTCGCCACCGACGAACAGGGCGTTCACGTACTCGTGGTTGATGGTCAGCAGGGCGTCGGTGCTGCTCTGGCCGCCCTCGAGCATGTCGATGGGGAAGAAGCCGACGTAGTCGTGGTTGAAGCCGATCTCGCGCCCGGCGTCCGTGAAGACCTCACCCCAGGGGGCCAGCACCTGATAGCGGAAGCCGGCGGGCAGCGTCAGGGCGTCGGCGTTCCCGCTGGGGATCGCGCGGAACGGGGCGACCGTCTGGGGCTTCACGGTCCTGGGGTCCACGGTGCTGGGGCCGCCGTTGTTCACGGCCTCGGCCTCGCTGATGGTCAGGGGCAGCGTGATCGCGGCGGCGGTGGCGGCGGCGCCCCCCAGCGCGCTGCGGCGGGTGAGTCTGGTGTCCAGCAGTCGGTGCCAGAA encodes:
- a CDS encoding Rrf2 family transcriptional regulator, which codes for MRLSATDVYAFQALGFLGSQALDRWVSSEEISEATGVHRPYLVRILAALTAKGVVKSKKGIGGGYALARKPGLISLCEVVRAIDGPVAPLSCISLNWHEPCVEEARCHARNTIYTRMRDAMLGVLQEFSVQDLVLDAQQGVSYGHCLGHLLKPNA
- a CDS encoding histone deacetylase, with amino-acid sequence MTFPHPFRAFTAFRRAAYQSQAAPRRQFLPREWIQALLDGAQARLPLVDAPSLDWPYAEAVHDPAFLARWRGGQVTRAEERALGFPWTPAVVERGLGSSGATLAATRDALTRGLGVNLGGGTHHAYADHAEGFSFLNDVAISARWLLDTGQARRILILDLDVHQGNGTAAIFADEPRVLTVSLHAERNYPFRKETSDLDVPLPDGTDDAAYLHALDAQVTPLVTAFQPDFAFYLAGADVLAGDQLGRLALTLEGVQARDRRVFRWAARTRTPLVTVMAGGYHRDPAQLIAARLGTLDAALDAFAPQAARGAGRAVS
- a CDS encoding C39 family peptidase; this encodes MPLARLLFLACALSLSAQAAAPAKAAPTPPGYVLSGMPLIRQSYNACGPASITQVLGYFGLRVDMTEVSRLTRPTERSYMTAQAIVDFAPRVGMQARLFTGGSVNTARAAIRSGLPVIALQSHITAQGQVIPHWRVLMGYNDQTRQVFIMDPLLGYVAMGYDDMNRVWADQRGQFAVLYPPNMAAKVRSVIG
- a CDS encoding NAD(P)H-dependent flavin oxidoreductase, which encodes MTRPRSWPELLAQLRTPVALAPMAGGVGTPSLAAAVTRAGGLGSLGGAYLTPQALRDAIREVRALTDGPLLVNLFAPQPVPTVTPDAVAVATAELRPFHDALNLPPPTLPERVQEDFSAQLNVVLEERPEVFSVAFGPVPPDALAALRARGVLTVGTATSLSEALALHESGVDAVTVQGGAAGGHRGGWQDDPLADTLTLVREVARATPLPVLAAGGLMTAGHVRAARAAGATLAQCGTAFLLADEAGTSAPYRQAIRDGTRDTVLTRAYSGRAARGLRTALTDAVTHPLPFPHQNALTRPLRTAGAQGRQADVLSLWAGTGYRQAQATGAAQIVAGLTP
- a CDS encoding peptide chain release factor 3, giving the protein MTSPEINPAALASEIARRRTFAIISHPDAGKTTITEKLLLYGGAIQEAGSVTAKEGRSHTKSDWMSIEQQRGISISSSALTFEYRGRHINLLDTPGHQDFSEDTYRTLTAADSALMVLDAARGVQAQTEKLFAVCRNRGIPILTFVNKMDRPAQDPFELLEQLEGILKITAVPLTWPIGDGPDFKGVYDLQTHQVLAFERTSGGKHRAPMQTSGLDDPKLDALVGADLAAKLREDVELIQGAMPEFDPAAFLSGELTPVFFGSAMNNFGVEHFLSNFVDLAPPPGAVETNLGERSPEAGFAGFIFKLQANMSKQHRDRTAFMRVMSGHFERGMDVTHTRTGRKLRLSQAHTLFAQDREKVEEAYPGDIVGLVNPGVFQIGDVISVDAKVILPGFPRFTPETFATIGLRDVGKRKAFMKGLTQLAEEGVVQVFYPTDGARDPYLGAVGPLQFEVFQARLQEEYGVEVEMHVTNYQLVRWLAGDPTNVARFARHVEDDQGRPVMLFRSRYDLEYTAEQHPEIEFLPLPKDLTRV
- a CDS encoding GNAT family N-acetyltransferase, translating into MTVTLRPLRPGDEEAAVRWAADPVFCRAADWTPGLAPRVVRRHWAAIIAGGDPAFLRLGAELDGRLVGFVDLAGLDGTSAEFGIVIGERALWGQGAARRAGEALIAHAAGLGLSRLTALVHAPNARSHALMRRLGFVEAGHADPESYMGEVVPVVRYERELGSDSPHS
- a CDS encoding DUF1028 domain-containing protein; amino-acid sequence: MTFSIVGRDARTGDLGVAVASKFLAVGALVPFVRGGVGAVATQSYVNPTFGPEGLRLLASGLDAAAVGAHFQATDSGIAQRQFGLVGADGRSVTFTGPDCHAWAGGYAAADVAIQGNILAGPGVVEAMRAAWEAGSALPLPRRLLAALNAGDAAGGDRRGRQSAALVCAGPGRGYGGLTDDWVNLRADDHAEPCRELARLLDLHDLLFTRPESTRLLTGEELAWLRALLVAQGHATALPGGPWDADTEAAAWALFGTENLEERWVPGGQIDPVALAYLRAQYPTRVG
- a CDS encoding PhoX family protein, which codes for MTQDTGTASFWHRLLDTRLTRRSALGGAAATAAAITLPLTISEAEAVNNGGPSTVDPRTVKPQTVAPFRAIPSGNADALTLPAGFRYQVLAPWGEVFTDAGREIGFNHDYVGFFPIDMLEGGQSSTDALLTINHEYVNALFVGGDTKNRTPAQIRAEMEAMGVSVVRVRKEGGKWAIMPDPRNRRIDALTDIELTGPARGSAAVKGATMVKGTVGNCSGGQTPWGTLLTCEENVDGYTKAWAGSGYEAMHQGWVTEIDPFDPKSTPKKRTAMGRFRHENVAVTVAADGRVVGYMGDDMQDSCVYKFVSRGRYNPKDRAANLTLLEEGDLYVANFGNGSWVLLDYDRNKKLQEAKGADGKALFASQADVLADARASALAVGGTPVDRPEDIEIHPRTGEVYISLTNNSKHGNYFGQIIKFREAGDDWTAQTFLWEVFAVGGPQSGFASPDNLVFDPYGNLWMVTDNSDLSTNPIKGFHGNNAMFFFPTEGPNAGKAYRFAIGPVDAEMTGPVWSPDGKTLFVSIQHPGEDSESLDKLRSNFAAKAGSNVPRPTLVAIEGFPGWRA
- a CDS encoding AAA family ATPase, which translates into the protein MTEGTGQSGRGVIWVLSGSPGAGKSSVSRSLLARFPFGLHLPIDDLRELVVSGLAHPALDHPPEAARQFALARTAAAQTARLYAQEGFAVAIDDVLWPADLTFMARHWAGLDVRPVRLFTTLEVAHERNRTRTNKTYDTSVLVPLIDGLYPQMPPEIYREAGWAVVDSSTLTLEATVDALLRLDWPA
- a CDS encoding N-acetylmuramoyl-L-alanine amidase; its protein translation is MRTLLLGGLLLGGALAAPRVGQHDGYTRLVFDLPAATTASSRVAGQSVTVTLGAPLKADQGPLSASGVTAYAVAGRTVTVTLARGHGSAKVSVLPAASGQPARLVIDVPSSVAASAVPARPVTASPTPARPPAVVTRVASTAAANRPRIVLDAGHGGIDPGAVSRWVKEEDVTLDVALRTRAELVQHGVDVILTRSRDQHLSADKRRDLAARSNMANNGVVSAFVSIHVNSAGPGAQGIETYYFGQPLAGGNRSLAVLENGGGSVGEELTRQAAGTAQKELGDILAQAKISFSRQLAQKVQSRLIAATGAVNRGVQTDAFYVIKNPTTPAILVEVGFGSSPVEGPKLASAAYRERLAQALAAAILDFLNTK